The genomic interval CGACACGTTCCTCACGGCGTTCCGCATCCGCTCGCGCTACGACCTCACTCGGGCCAACGCCCGCCCCTGGCTGTACGGCATAGCGGGCAACCTCATCGGCAAGCAGCGCCGTACCGAGGTGCGGGCGCTCAAGGCGCTGGCCCGCACCGGGCGCGACCCCGTCGCCGCGTCCTGGGGGGACTCCTGGGTCGAGGACGCCGACAGCCGGATCGCCGCGCAGGGTCCGCTCGCCGGTGCCCTCGCCGCGCTCTCGGCGGGCGACCGGAACGTGCTGCTGCTCGTCGCCTGGGCCGATCTCACCTATCAGGAGGTCGCCGAGGCGCTGGGCATCCCGGTCGGCACCGTCCGTTCCCGGCTCAACAGGGCGCGGCGCAAGGTGCGTTCGGCACTGGGCGCCGATCCCGCATTCGTGAACGACGCGCCGGAGGTGGCGTAGCGATGGACGAGATGACGCAGGTGCGCGAGCCGCGCGCCGGAGCGCCGGTGCCCGACCGCGGACGGCTCGTGGCGGGACGTACGCGGCTGACCGAGTCGGCACGGGCCGGCGGGCGGCACCAAGTGCTGTGGCGGCGCCGGGAGTTCGTGATCGTCGCGGTGGTGGCGGCGGTCACCGCCGTGGCCGTCACCGTCACCGTGCTGCTGAGCGGGACCGCCCCCGGCAGCCGGAAGGTGGAGCCCGCCGGCACGCCGAACGTGAGCCTGAAGGGGCTGAGCGCGGCCCAACTCCTGGAGCGGGCGGCCGACTTGGTCGAGAAGGAGCCGGACTCCGCCGTACCGAGGGCCGATCAGTGGATCTATACCCTCCAGATGTCGGAGGCCCCCGTGGCGGCGGTGACCGAGATGCCGAGCTGGATCCGCTACGACGGCACCGCGACGGCGTCCGAGGACATCGCCCGCAAGGGACAGCGCCCCCAACTCATCGTCACCCCCATGCACTTGGAGAACGGCGGGGAGGGCGACGACCGTTCGCCGCGCGAGATGTGCCGGGTCCTGACGGCGCTGCCCGCCGGCGGTGAGCAGACCGTGAAGTTCCTCCGGCACAAGAACGCCATCGCCGACCAGAAGGGGCGGACCCAGGCCCAGTCGGACTACACCGGGATCAGCGTCCTCCTGGGCGCCCATCTGATGACGTCCAAGGGGCTGGCCTCGCTCTACCGCGCGCTCGCGACCCTGCCCGGCGGCGAGGTCACCGACCAGTTGGTGAAGGACGCCGCCGGGCGCCGGGTGATCGTCCTGACCTATGTCAGGAGCGGCGCCCTGAAGTCCGGGGAGGCGGATCAGTGGCTGTTCGACCCGCAGACGTACCGGATCACGGGGACGCGGATGCTCCTGGACGGCACGGTCGTCGGCGGTAGTTCGACTGCGGCGTGGGCGGTGGTGGACAAGGCCGGCGAACGCGGCTGAGTCGGACCCTGCCGCCGTACTACGAGCCCGTGCGTGTCGTTCTCTGAGACGCCCCGCGCACGAGTTGGTCCCCGCCGCCCCCGCCAGGTTAGGTTTCCCTCATGACCGACACGACCGCACCCCGCACCACCGGCGCCGTTGCCGCCGGGCTCGCCACCGTCGCCGCCGACGGGACCGTACTCGACACCTGGTTCCCCGCGCCCGAACTGTCCGCCCGACCCGGGCCCGCCGGTACGGAGAGCCTGTCCGCCGAGCGTGCCGTGGAGCTGCTCGGTGAGGGTGCGGCCAAGGCGATCGGCCCTGACGTCCGCCGGGGCGTCGAGGTCATCGCGGTCCGCACGGTCATCGCCTCCCTCGACGACAAGCCGCTCGACGCGCACGACGTCTACCTGCGCCTGCACCTCCTCTCGCACCGCCTGGTCAAGCCGCACGGCCAGAGCCTGGACGGCATGTTCGGCTTCCTCGCCAACGTCGCCTGGACCTCGCTCGGCCCGGTCGCCGTGGACGACGTCGAGAAGGTGCGGCTGAACGCGCGCGCCGAGGGCCTGCACCTCCAGGTGACGTCGATCGACAAGTTCCCGCGCATGACGGACTACGTCGCCCCCAAGGGCGTCCGCATCGCCGACGCCGACCGGGTCCGCCTCGGCGCGCACCTGGCCGAGGGCACGACCGTCATGCACGAGGGCTTCGTCAACTTCAACGCCGGCACGCTCGGCACGTCGATGGTCGAGGGCCGGATCTCCGCCGGTGTCGTGGTCGGCGACGGTTCGGACATCGGCGGCGGCGCGTCCACGATGGGCACGCTGTCGGGCGGCGGCAACGTCCGCATCACCATCGGCGAGCGCTGCCTGGTCGGCGCCGAGGCGGGTGTCGGGATCGCGCTGGGCGACGAGTGCGTCGTCGAGGCCGGTCTCTACGTCACCGCCGGCACCCGCGTCACGATGCCCGACGGCCAGATCGTCAAGGCCCGCGAACTCTCCGGCGCCTCCAACATCCTCTTCCGCCGCAACTCCGTCACCGGCACGGTCGAGGCGCGCCCGAACAACGCGGTCTGGGGCGGCCTGAACGAGATCCTGCACAGCCACAACTAGCAGCGCCGTCAGGTGAGTCGAGCGCCCTTCCGTTCACCGGGAGGGCGCTCACTCATGTCCGCACGGCCACCGCGAACTCCGCCAGCGCCGCGAAGTCGCCCTCGCGCAGCCCGAGTCGGGGGTTCACGTGGTGCAGCAGCGCGGGGCCGGGATGGTGGGCGGTCACGAACTCGCCGTCCGGCGCGCTCTGTTCGTCGTCCACCCAGGCGAACGGGCCGCCCTCGGCGTACGCCACGATCGCCTCCGTCTTCCAGTGGACCCCGTCGGGCCGCTCGGCGAACAGACGGTCGCCGAAGTCGACGTACGGCAGCTCGGGCAGGCCGACGACCGGGGCGATCCAGCGGTTCGCGGCGGCCATCCAGGTGGTCGCCCAGCAGAGGTCGTAGCCGAGCCCGAGGAGTGCCGGGCCGTGCGCGGGGTTCAGCCAGACCCGTAGGGGGCGGCGGCGGTCGGGCACGGTGACGCGGATCGTGCTGTAGCCCTCGGGGCGGCGTTCCGGCTGGGCGGCGTACGGGTTGAGGGGGCCGTCGACGTCGAGGAAGAGCAGGGGGCGGCGGCTCATGTGGCCACCGTAGGGGAGTGGTCGTGTGGGGCGGGTGGAAATTTCTCGCGGCGGCAGGCATAGCCAGGCACCCCCGCGAGCGTCACAACGAACACAGGGGTGGGGCACGGGCTCCGCCGGGGGAAGAGAAGGTGACGATGAATGCCGAAGGGCTGGAGAGTTTCCGGGACTTCGTGGACAACAGGTCGTCGGCCCTGCTGAAGACGGCCGTGCTGCTCTGCGGGGGAGACCTGCACGCCGGTGAGGACCTGCTGCAGAACGCCCTGGCCAAAGCGGCCGGACGGTGGCAGCGGATCGACGAACCCGAGGCCTACGTACGGCGGATCCTCTACCGCCAGCAGGTCAGCCGCTGGCGCCTGAAATGGCGCAGGCGCGAGGTCAGCGTGGCCGAGCCGCCCGAGGCGGGCGCGGGTGTCGACGCGGCCGCCGCGGCCGAACTGCGCCTGGTCATGCGCCAGGCGCTGTCCCGGCTCACCGCCCGCCAGCGCACCGTGCTCGTGCTGCGCTACTTCGAGGACCTGCCCGAGGCCGACGTGGCCCGCCTCCTCGGCTGCTCCGTGGGCACCGTACGGTCCACCACCCACCGCTCCCTGGCCCGACTGCGCGTCCTCGCACCGGAGTTGGCCGCTCTGGGCCTCGCCGACGTCGAGCTCCAGCCGTCCCGCGACTACTCACCCGTGGAGGTGCGTCCGTGAACGTCGAGGAACTCCTCCGCGACGCGCTGCGCGAGCAGGCCGCCGAACAGCCCCCGGCGGGACCGGGGTTCGCCGACTGGGTACTGGCCGTCCGCCGGCGCCGCCGCAACCGCAGGCTCGCGAGCGTCGCCGCCGCCACGGCCGCCGTGGTCGCCATCGCCGTGGCCGTGCCGCTGCTGGACTCGGGGAAGGACGACGTCCGTCCGTCGGGTGTCGTGGAGCAGAAGGGAGTCAAAGCCCACCCGAGCCAGTCGCCGCCGCGCGACCTGATCGCGGCCGGGAACACGGCAGTTGCCGCCTACTACGTTCCGACCACCGTCAAGCGGTCGGCCACGGAGGCCGTCTCGGAGCGCGCCTACCGGCTGCTCGACCCGAAGACCGGCAAGTACGTGAAGGCCCCCCGGTGGTCCGTCGTCGCCGTCGCCCCCGGCATGAAGACCGCCGCCGTCCTGGAGAAGACCCTGCCCGCCTCCCGGATCGGCCTGCTCGACCTGGCCACCGGCAAGGTCGAGAGGTGGATCCAGGTCGACCACGGGGTCGCG from Streptomyces sp. NBC_01288 carries:
- the dapD gene encoding 2,3,4,5-tetrahydropyridine-2,6-dicarboxylate N-succinyltransferase — encoded protein: MTDTTAPRTTGAVAAGLATVAADGTVLDTWFPAPELSARPGPAGTESLSAERAVELLGEGAAKAIGPDVRRGVEVIAVRTVIASLDDKPLDAHDVYLRLHLLSHRLVKPHGQSLDGMFGFLANVAWTSLGPVAVDDVEKVRLNARAEGLHLQVTSIDKFPRMTDYVAPKGVRIADADRVRLGAHLAEGTTVMHEGFVNFNAGTLGTSMVEGRISAGVVVGDGSDIGGGASTMGTLSGGGNVRITIGERCLVGAEAGVGIALGDECVVEAGLYVTAGTRVTMPDGQIVKARELSGASNILFRRNSVTGTVEARPNNAVWGGLNEILHSHN
- a CDS encoding CU044_5270 family protein, which produces MDEMTQVREPRAGAPVPDRGRLVAGRTRLTESARAGGRHQVLWRRREFVIVAVVAAVTAVAVTVTVLLSGTAPGSRKVEPAGTPNVSLKGLSAAQLLERAADLVEKEPDSAVPRADQWIYTLQMSEAPVAAVTEMPSWIRYDGTATASEDIARKGQRPQLIVTPMHLENGGEGDDRSPREMCRVLTALPAGGEQTVKFLRHKNAIADQKGRTQAQSDYTGISVLLGAHLMTSKGLASLYRALATLPGGEVTDQLVKDAAGRRVIVLTYVRSGALKSGEADQWLFDPQTYRITGTRMLLDGTVVGGSSTAAWAVVDKAGERG
- a CDS encoding SigE family RNA polymerase sigma factor, with translation MNAEGLESFRDFVDNRSSALLKTAVLLCGGDLHAGEDLLQNALAKAAGRWQRIDEPEAYVRRILYRQQVSRWRLKWRRREVSVAEPPEAGAGVDAAAAAELRLVMRQALSRLTARQRTVLVLRYFEDLPEADVARLLGCSVGTVRSTTHRSLARLRVLAPELAALGLADVELQPSRDYSPVEVRP